Proteins encoded in a region of the Elaeis guineensis isolate ETL-2024a chromosome 7, EG11, whole genome shotgun sequence genome:
- the LOC105048903 gene encoding F-box protein At1g67340 produces MQTRSGSRYTKPPSEVDGWEGRKERERKRRRGQVREDFSGKRRRCSSPAAAEGGGGQKPDFFDGLPDDIVVCILSKLSSSATSASHLINILLTCKRLNGLGLHPLVLSKASAKSLTVRAKNWSESAHRFLKQCADAGNFEACYILGMIRFYCLQNRGSGAALMARAAIGSHAAALYSLAVVQFNGSGGSKNDKDLRAGVALCARAAFLGHVDALRELGHCLQDGYGVRRNVAEGRRFLVQANARELAAVLSSARWPPAEAAVPTGCCPLLSDFGWSVPAPEPHPANRFLVEWFGARGAGAGEGLRLCSHGECGRPETRRHEFRRCSVCGTVNYCSRACQALDWKLAHKAKCTPMDRWLLDGGAAAAAEVAAAGEYGAAAPAAAVGGDGGGME; encoded by the exons ATGCAAACGAGGAGCGGGTCGCGATACACGAAGCCCCCGTCGGAGGTGGATGGTTGGGAAggaaggaaggagagggagagaaagaggcgGAGAGGACAAGTGAGGGAAGATTTCTCCGGGAAGCGGCGCCGCTGCTCGTCGCCTGCTGCGGCGGAGGGAGGTGGTGGTCAGAAACCGGACTTCTTTGATGGCTTGCCGGACGATATTGTTGTCTGTATCCTTTCCAAGCTCAGCTCTTCCGCCACCAGCGCTTCCCACCTAATCAACATACTCCTGAC ATGTAAGAGATTGAACGGATTAGGTCTGCATCCCCTGGTTCTTTCGAAGGCGTCGGCGAAATCGCTCACCGTCCGGGCCAAGAACTGGTCCGAATCCGCCCATCGCTTCTTGAAGCAGTGCGCCGATGCCGGAAATTTTGAAGCGTGCTATATCCTCGGCATG ATCCGATTCTACTGCCTCCAGAACAGGGGGAGCGGGGCGGCGCTGATGGCGCGGGCGGCGATAGGATCGCACGCGGCGGCGCTCTACTCGCTGGCGGTGGTCCAGTTCAACGGCAGCGGCGGGTCGAAGAACGACAAGGATCTCCGGGCCGGCGTCGCGCTCTGCGCCCGCGCCGCCTTCCTCGGCCACGTGGACGCCCTCCGCGAGCTGGGCCACTGCCTCCAGGACGGCTACGGCGTCCGCCGGAACGTCGCCGAGGGTCGCCGCTTCCTCGTCCAGGCCAACGCCCGGGAGCTCGCAGCCGTTCTCTCTTCCGCCCGCTGGCCACCGGCGGAGGCGGCGGTGCCGACAGGGTGCTGCCCGCTGCTGAGCGACTTCGGGTGGAGCGTGCCGGCGCCGGAGCCGCACCCGGCGAACCGGTTCCTGGTGGAGTGGTTTGGGGCGCGGGGGGCCGGGGCGGGGGAGGGGCTAAGGCTTTGCTCGCACGGGGAGTGCGGGCGGCCGGAGACTCGGCGGCACGAGTTCCGGCGGTGCTCGGTGTGCGGGACCGTGAACTACTGCTCCCGGGCGTGCCAGGCGCTCGACTGGAAGCTCGCCCACAAGGCCAAGTGCACCCCCATGGACCGCTGGCTCCTCGACGGCGGCGCTGCTGCTGCGGCCGAGGTCGCGGCTGCCGGAGAGTACGGCGCCGCCGCGCCGGCGGCGGCCGTTGGTGGTGATGGTGGCGGTATGGAATGA